The stretch of DNA AAGCCTCGAAATATGTCGGTTTTGGAGTGGACGGACAGCTAAGTGATCTGACTAGCTCTTGTACAGACAGGACCTTGTACTTTGTTGGTGGGGTCGTAGCAATGTTATGTACCTTATGCTCATAGATCTTCCCATTCCTGTCGAGTTTGTAAACGGAGGCACCGTCAAAGCGGGCATGGCCATCCCATGGGACTCTAGGAATGCCGTGGGCAATCCAGCGAATCATAATAAGATTCTCGGCAGGCTGCCATATACTAACTATATCAACCCATAATGCTTTGAAGAAGATCCGTCCAGTAAAGCGCAATCCCCAGAATAGACTTCTGTAATTGTCAATGCCCTCAAATTTATTGAAAGGGTTTCTGAAGACGATATCATCTCTGGCAAATAGCAACAAACAGAATTAGGAAAAGACCAATGATAAGACTCAACAGTACAAATCTGTACAAGAAAATGCAACCTTCGTGCAATGTACTCTGCATAACATAATAAGTTAATTAGAATGGAAGACAGATGCAGGCTCAAGTTACTCAACTCATGGGAGCAACTGCAAAGCATTAGAAATACATGCTAAAGTTCGAACAGAGCCAAGATCGAGCAATTAAACATGCAGGTTTAATAGTAACCTCGTAATTCAGATACAAAATATTGTATTTTTCTGTTTCTCTTAGGGTCTAATTTGGTTCTAGGCCTAGCAATGCCACACTTTGCCACAAGTTTTTGCCAaacttgcctaaggttagttcAATAAAGTTGGAGCCACAaattggcaagcctaagggaatcttgccacactaaGTTTGGGGCCCTAGTCTGGCAAAAAGCATTTTTCCCAAGATGTGGCTGGAACCAAACGCCCAactaagttggtcaaacttgctTAACGTTGTGCGTGGCAACCTTAGGCAAACTTAGTCTCAAACCAAACAGCCACTAAGCTCAGTGAATATTCGAAGACATCTTAAAGACGCAAGAAAACTACTGTATGATTTGGATGTAATTTAAATGGTTAGGGCATGGGCAATGTGCTGAGATTTTGTTGAGATGAAGTCTGCCACCCATAGAGAGTCTAGCAGAGCAAAATTTGCTACAATGTCTTAGACCCGGCTGTAGGACCCACTAGCTAGCAGAAAGACAATCAGCTCTACCTTTTTCTGAACACTAGCATATTTATCTTGTGAGAGTTTGCAAACTGACATTGCGCCCATTCAATTCTTTTATTTGCTTAGACTCGGTCCTCAAACTAGAACCGGTTCCTCAAATAATTTAGCTAGCCTCACCCCTTCTAATCTTAACACCCGAGTCCCACATGCAAAAGATACTCTTAGCAACGGCTCTTTTGCACTATTGCAGGGGATAACCTCATGATCGCAATAATAAAATATAAACTCTAATGGACAACTGACATACTGATAGGGTTAATGCAAGAAACACTTATGTAAGCAACTGATGTTGGGTCATGTTTATAAATGTTTGGTCCCACTCCCAGTCTGCATCGTAGATTAGACAACACGCTAAATGGATAAGATAAGCTTAAGCAaatgtcatattgcttgcattaATTGATAATTATTAAACAAGATGGCCACAGTATGCTAACAAGACAGAGACATCATTACACCCCAACCGAACCAGAAAACACATACTAACCAGAATTAGATTGTATTTTTAAGGAGAACAAGCAGGAGAACTGACTGTCTTTGTGTTACGAGGATAAAAGCTCCCAACAACAGAAGATAGGGAAAATGGATGCAGGAACCCTCTATAAAATGCAGAGCAAAACAAAGAAAATTGCCAAAAGGGCAACTACAGCGCTAAGCTATCACCATAGATCGATGATGATCGACACAAACAAGAACCTACTTTAAAACTTGATCAGCCCGGTCATCTCTTCCTCCCTCACCATGCACCACTGGTTCTTTTACAAGCTAGGATGTGTTTCTATTACACTAATTAACTTACTAGTTCCCGATAAAGAAACAAAACAAGACTCTGCAACAGAAGAAAAAAGAAACAGATAGCATGTAGAGGCTAACCGTGTGCATAAGAAAGAAGAAAAGATGGATGCCATCACATTGCAAATCTAGTACAAGAGCCTCCCACCACTGGGTCAAGCCTGTCACACATATACTCTGCTCTCCAGTCCACATTTCAGTTCATTGTACCACTGTCCACTCAGAATCAACACTAGAGGACCGATGCTACTGCCTTAAACATGAATCTCTGAATCTCTTGAGGAATGCATTGGGTAGCTCTACAAGTAAGAGATCCTACTCACATCCACAAGACAAACCATATCCTAATTAACTTTATATAGAGATAAAACCTAAGCTTCATTAGATGGTTTCTGAAATGTGGTTCTTCTGATGCTTGATAGCCCAATAGTAGCTGCGCTGCCCAGGTCATCCATCCCAACTCGAAAAACATCCAACACTAGATAGGTGTGAAGAGTACCGAAAGACTAAGCTAGACTATACTTTCAAGCTAGAAGAGATGCGGTATTGTGAGACAATCTAGCCATCAACATCGCTCAATGGCAATCAAATAAGTACTGCATCGGCGCAACTACTTAACCCAGAGACATATCTGCAGCGAAATATGCATTTAGCACGTTCCAATTAGAAGCTGATGCCAGTGTGTCACAGACCAATCCCTTATGAAGTAGCCACAAATAGACAGCGATGCTAATCAATCAATTAGAAGCACTAACCAATTTTACCCCAAATTCACCAGGGTTCCACCTAACAGTTGATCCTttgtttttgtattttttttaaataaaagtTTCTGAAAGGATCTCAAGGTGAAGACAGAGAGAGGCAATGAAACATGGGCACGGACCTGTAGATATCGAAGCTGGGCTCCTTGTAGAAGACGTCGGGTATCTCCTCCCTGAGCGTGCGGATGGCGTAGCCCAGGTTGAGGTAGTACCTGCGccgctcctcctcgtcgtcgtcccGGCGCGTGGTCGCCGCCGGCGACTCCGAGGCCGGCGTCATCGGCACGGAGAAgagcggcggcggggccggcACCGGCAGCCTCCCGTCCCGCACGGGGTCCGTGACCCTGATCACCCGCCCCCGCCCCGTCCCCGTCCCGGCCTCCTCCTGCTTCACGCGGCCCCCGGCCCTGGCCGCCGCCACGACCCTCGCCCCCCTCCTCCGCACGACGCCGTGCGCGGGCGGCCGGGCCGCCGCGAGGTCCGGGAGGTGCAGGAGGTTGGCCATGCGAGCCTGGATTCGGAGCTCCTCTGCTTAGGTTTTGGTGGGatgaggagagagagaggagtgtGTGAACTGCGTGAGAGAGGGGCGGAGCGGAGCGGAGGAGAGAAGGGTCATTTCATTTGACTTGGGTATTTGTTGGGTCCGTTTCCAGTTCGGTTTTGGATATTCCGCGGCGGCGAGCGTGGCGTCGGATGGCGCGCTCGTTTCGCCCGCTGCGTGTCTCTATTCTGAGGACGACGCGTAGCCGAATATCTCCCGAgtctctttctttttttcttcttgcAAAAATATCTGCCGAGTCGGGGACGGCTTGTGCATCTGCTTGCTGCCGGTGTCTCTGTCTGCGGGCATTTCTGATGATAAACAACAGGCTACAGGTCCGGTTTTGTCTCTCTCAGAATATTATCCTCCAACTGAAAACAACATGTTTTATGAATACTCGCTTCGCGATCTCTGATCATAAACAACTTTGACCATTTTGTGCGTCTACGTGAAtgtgcaaatgttatgaaacaagcTATGGTTAATTTGCAGTATCCTCTCGCGAGGCGATTAGGATGAAGTCTTCCTTACTTTGAAATTAGGTTATTATAAAGGTGGAATTCAGATTTACCGGAAAGCATGTGGTAAATCATAGACTCGTCAAGAtgggtgtcggcgttctgggaacgggggttcccaaacttgcctgcctgcgacccgcagcgtggctccaccagcggccccaTACGGCCCTTTTTTTCAACagacactcaagaccctcgcgagaggccaagcctcgcgaggtggacgacgcaagacctTCTCATGAGCGGCCTCACCAGACTGTCTCGCGAGGACAGAGAGATCAAGACAAgagacacctcgcgaggtttctgtgacgcaagccatgatgactggaaccaggcgggcgtcagcgcgcgcaacgtcctcgtttcctctttggtgctaaaggggcaagcgcagacgaggagtcccgaggcatcaggcaaaggttttcATATCGGTGTCTCTGTCTGCGGGCATTTCTGATGATGAACAGCAGGCTACAGGTCCGGTTTTGTCTCTCTCAGAATATTATCCTCCAACTGAAAACAACATGTTTTGCGAATACTCGCTTCGCGATCTCTGATCATAAACAACTTTGACCATTCTGTGTGTCTACGTGAatatgcaaatgttatgaaacaagcTATGGTTAATTTGCAGTACCCTCTCGCGAGGCGATTAGGATGAAGCCGTCCTTCCTTTGAAATTAGGTTATTATAAAGGTGGAATTCGGATTTACCGGAAAGCATGTGGTAAATCGTTGACTGgtcaagatgggatttgcccctccggtGATGGGGGTGGTGTTTCTTAGGCCCTCTAAGTGTTTAGTTTTTTTGGAAACACATGGGCATGTTTATGATTAAGGTGTTAATCATTTTGTGGAGTGCTATACATGACAAAGAGAAGGGGGTTGACCTGGAAACAAGGATGATAACCTCGCCTTGAGCTTGACATATATAAGGGATAATTAATTTGGTGCCTTTAGTTGTGTCCCCCTCGGCAGGTTTGCCCCTAGTTTCTGAAAACCCTCGTTCTTGCCCAACTCACTTTGGTTTCTTTGTACTTTTGCCCCCCGTCACGGTTCCGTCCAGTCAGCGTCGTTTGACCGCTACCAGCGCTAGATTTAGGACACGGCTTGCCCCCCGTGCTCACTCGCTTGTTCCCCACCTCACTCTTTCGTTCCCCATTCCTCCCGTCACTCTCTCTCCCTGTCCAAACCCTAGTTCGTCGATGCCTCAACACCAgatccagaaaccctaggggcaCCACCACCAGAACGTCGTCTGCAGCACCAGCACATCCATCTCCAGGCGATGGGGGAGAATGGAGAAACCCTATGCGGCGGCGGCTGCCGCCACAAGAAGGGAATCGCATCGGCGCGGGAGGGCGATGGTTGCGCGCACGGCCACGGCGGCAGTGGTGTCGTCGACGGCGACAAAAGCTCGCCATCGGTTAAGGGGAGCGTTGAAGGCGGTTGTGGTAGCAGTCAGGGCGACAAGGGCAAGGGCACCGCATCTGCACGGGAGATCCCGACGGGGTAAGTCTCAGATCTGCTTTTCCTTAGTATCGTAGGCTTGATTCAGAGAAGATTTAGTCATGGTAGATGTTGTGTTCATTATTGTAGGATGGATCCAGATGTTGCATTCTTTCTGTCTGTTAGAATGGAGACCACAGTCATAGTCTCTGCTGGTACCAGAGGAAAAGAAAGCAGCTTCACATTTCCATTAGTTGCGGACAGCAGTAGTAGTTCATTTAATAATTTTAGGGCTAATATTTGTGCAAAGTATCCATGGGGATTGTTTGATCCTGTTGAAATAACATATTGGGACAATTCACAGGAGAGTTGGAACCCTTTACAGTGTGATAATGAGTTAGGTTTGATGTTTGCAAGAAATGCAAAGACAAGGTCATGCAATTTGGAAATTACAGTAATTCAGATAAAGAGAGGAGAAAGGTGTGAGAAAACACCTGCATCTAGGACAACTGCTGGTGGGACCAGAGGTAGAAGAAGTGGTAGAccatgtgcatctaggccaggaGCTAGCAGTACTCCTAGTGCTCCTGGCACTAGTGCAGCAAGTGCTAGTACCACCCCAACTGCTCCAACTTTCACTGAGAAACAAGAAGATCAACCTGATCCAGTTGTGGAGGAAGCACTGCTTGATGCACCTATTTTGTCTGATGAGGAGGATGAGAAGCTTTATCCAGGTTATGTACAACAAAATAATGAGGAACATGCAGCAAATGAAGACTACATACCTACAGGATTTTCAGATACTGATGAAGATGAAAGGCAAGAGGATCATGACATGTGAGCTTTTGCGGATGTAGATGAGGACAGACCTGTCATGATGTATGATAGAGATAACCCAAGCATTGAGGAAGGTGTGGTCTTTCCTGGGGCAGTTGATTGCAGAAATGCAGTTGGAACATTCTCAATCAAGTCTGAAACTGAGTACATCACACTGAAGAGTGACCAGAGTAGGTTCACTGTTAAATGTGCCTATGACAGGTGTAAGTGGAGGCTGCATGCATCTGTGATGAGGAGGATCACTTTGTTTCAGGTACTAGCTATTTAGTTTACTACTATTTGTTTTAAAATTGTGACTTTTTGTTTTACTAATGTTGTACTGACAGGCGTCCTTGTTTTATTTTCAGATCAAAGTGAACCCCCACCCTCACACATGTCCTAGTGTGAGCAGATCTCAGATATTGAGAGCTGCAAAAAGAAGGTGGATTGCAGATGCTTCTATGGCTTGGATCAGAAAAAATCCAGGGATTGGCACAAAGGAAATTCATGGTAGGTTGTTAGAGAAGTATGGTCTTGAGGTGCCTTACAGCAGATGCTACTATGGTAAGGAAATGGCACTTGACAAGATATATGGTAAGTATAGTGACAGTTTTCAATTACTTTTTGCTTTCAAAGCAGAAGTAGAGAGGGCATCACCAGGCAGTGTTGTTGACATTGACCATCACACAGTGGAGTACAAGTTAAAAGGAAAGAAATTCTACAAAGAGTGTTTTAGAAGGGTTTTTGTCTGTTTCAAAGCTTGTCAAAAGGGGTTTCTAGAGGGGTGCAGGCCATACTTGGCTGTAGATGCAACTGCATTGCATGGTAGGTTTAGGGGCCAACTTGTAGCAGCATGTGCCCTAGATGCACACAATTGGTTATTTCCTGTTGCATATGGTGTTCTTGAAGTGGAGTCCACTGAGAGTTGGACATGGTTTTTTAATAATTTGAAGAAAGTTATAGGACATCCTGAAGGATTAGCTATCCATACTGATGCTTGCAAAGGACTGGAGAGTGTTGTTGATGATGTTTATCCTGGAGTTGAGCACAGAGAGTGCATGAGACATTTGTCTCAAAATTTTGGTAAGAAATTCAAAGGGAAATTTTATGATGACAATCTGTGGCCTTGCTCACTAACTTACAGCATCAAAAAGCACAATTATCATCTGAACCAGTTGAAAAGCAAGCTCAAAGTGAAGGAGTATCTTGAGGAGCACCACACCAAAATCTGGGCTAGAGCAGATTTCACTGAGTTGAGCAAGGTTGATCTAGCTGAATCATTCAACTCTAGAATCAATAAATACAAGGGCCTACACCTAGTTGACCTGCTTGACAAGAGTAGGCAGTACATTATGGAGAAGTTTGACCTAAGAAAAAGAATTTGCATTGACCATTTCATTGGGCACAACATCATACTAGCAGTAATGAAGGCATTAATGGAGAAAACTAAAGGTTTGGAGATGAGCATTGTTAGGAGAAGCCCAACAGAGACTGAGGTACTTGCAACTGACAGAGAGAAGAGGGAATGGAGGTATCATGTGGACCTAGAGAACTGGACTTGCAGTTGCAGGCAATGGCAGGTCACTGGTAAGCCATGCATCCATGCACTTTTCTTCATCACTTCTCTAAGGGGTGATGCTAGTGCAATTGATAAGTATGTCCATAAGTACTACTCTGTTGAGATGTTCAGAGCCACTTATGCTGAAAACCTACCAGCTTTGGAAGGCAAGTAGCAGTGGGACATTGTAGATCCTGAATTCAAGTTATGTGCTCCTGTTCAGAAGCAAGCACCAGGCAGGCCAAGAAAACAGAGGATTGGAGCAAGCAGTGAAGGAAATGGCCTtgggacaaggaagaagaagtgCAAAATGTGTGGTAGATGTGGACACCAAGCCAAGGGATGCACACGATCTGTTGATCCAGCTTTTGGAGAAGAAGAGCATTGGGGTGCACAAAATGCAGATGATCATCCAACAGCAGATGAGCCAGCAATAGCACAAGTGCAAGATGAGGATCAGCCAATACCTGATGTAGTCCAGCATGAAATGCGACCACCAAGGGAACCATCTCATGAAGCATCTACACAAGCAAGTGTAGTAAGGTATGTGCAATTCTCACATCCATTTCTGTTCATGCATACATTACAATTTGTAACATGTTTGCAATTGTTTAGCCCTAGGAAAAACTATAAAAAAGCAGCACATAGAGGAGCTTCTCCAAGGTGTGTGAAGAGAAGAGAGGTGGAGATGTACAACCAACAACTACATTCTCAGCTACTGGAAGCAGTGTTGACAGCAAGGTTGTTCCTCCTGCATCAAAAGAACCAGCACAAAACCAAGCTCCACCAACTGGCCCCAACCCAGCCAGAAACACTAGAAGCAAGGCAAGGGAAGCTCCAAACCCAGCCAGAAACACCAGGAGCAAAAAGCTGAAGTTCTAGATGCTGTTATCAACTAGATGGTGTTTTTACACCTTTTATGTATTGTTATGTGTATTGTGTGATGTTGCTAAACTTCTGAGATGCACCTGTTATGTCTACTGTGTGCTATGGTGTTGTTATGCACAATATGGTCTAATCTTAAGGTTGTCGAACTTGTGATATTCATATGTGATGCACAATGTTATATGATCTCAAGTTGTTGTTGAACTTGTGCCATTCATCTGTCATTTCACAAGTTTACGATCAAATTGAGCTGACAAGATCAAATTTAGCTGGCAAGATCAAATTCATTCACCAAACCACATTTGACAAGTTTAAGACCACATTTGACAACAACAACATCTTGGAATACCAAACTACTATAGCTGACATCGAACAACTGCATAATTTCTTCGAGAACTACCATAGTAGTGCAACTATCATACTAATTCCCACAAGCAACAGTGCCCACAACAGTAACATCGCATCTCTCTCTCTAAGCTTCTTCTTCAAAGCCTTGTTCTTCCTTGCCAGCTCAATGTTTTCCTTCTTCAAATGGTGGCACTTGATCCAACTGCCTTCACCTCAACGTGCAAGTCTTCAAAAGCTAGTCCAACACGCAATGGAGGAGCTGGGTCAACCCAAACCACCCAGTCACACTCATCTGATAACTAATTGTAAATCAAGATTCATAATTAGAAAAGTAAAAATTAGAGAGCAAAAAAAATCTGGATCAATTTGACATGAACTTACATCCAATGGGCAACCTAAAAAATGACGACCACTGCTTGCACCACCCCATGATACACAGCGGGCAGGAACAAGGCCATGACCAGGGCATCGATGCTTCGACAGAAACTCCAAGCCGAAGTAAGACTCGTCGGGAAGATAAAACTCTGATGAATGCTGCACAATCCCGACCCCATCGACCTAAAAAAAGTCAAATTTCCCCCAAAATGTCACAAACCCTAGCTTTGAACCCCAAAATGTCGGGTAGGGTGGAGAAGCACGACCCCACCACATTGCTTACCTCTCCGGTCGCCGGCGAGAAGCTGGATGAGCCCGAGCTCGCCATGCGCACCGGCTCATTCTTCTCCTGCGTCCCGCCCCCCTCCAATCTGGTCGCGCCTTCCTTTCCTCTATTTTTCGTGAGAGCTGGGTGAGGACGAAGGGGTACTGAAGTTAGCATTCACAGGGGCAAAAATGTCCAAAATCTAGCGCCGGTAGCGGTCAAACGGCGCTGACTGGACGGAGCCGTGCCGGAAGGGCAAAAGCATAAGAAAACCAAAGTGAGTTGGGCAAGAACGAGGGTTTTCAAAAACTAGGGGCAAACCTGCCGAGGGTGACACAACTAGGGGTATAAAATCAATTTGGCAAAGAGATCACATACAACATGCCCCCTCCTCAGCCGTATGGGTCTAAGGCCCATTAGTGGGAAAGTGGGTTGGTCGCATCAAACCCTAGAGAGGGGATGATCACACGAAACCCTAAAGGGGGTTGCCCATACAATTGAGGTGGGGGCATGGCTGGCCGCATCATCCAATCTGGTAGCGTCCTTTTGCATCCACCTCTCCAACGTCCTTTTGTTTCCCGATGTTGTGCAGGGGCTGTTAGAACTGCCCTACATTGTTGGATTTTCATTTCCGTACGTATGGATACCTTGGAGGCACGACCAGTACGTCATGCTTGGATTAGAAGCACCATCTTGGACGACGTTGACTATACCTGCTTCCAGTACATCGACCCGATCATCAAGTGATACAGTCGTGACCCCCACCTTGCAGGACACAAATCCTCTGACGTAGCTAACCCTGCCTTTCACTGCCTTTCggtcgctgacaggtgggccccgcaCTTGGTAGGACCCATGTGTAAGTGTCTCAATGGCAGGATGGGCTACGTCAGGGGATCCTCGTCCCACCTTGCATACTATTCTTGGGTGGTGCGGTAGATTTTTCAGTTACTCTGATGAGCCTCTGACGATTGACCAAGCCAGTTAACATTGAATCTAATATTTCCATCTTGTGTATCTTAGTCTCCCTATTGTGTATCTTGGTCTCCCTGTTGCAGCAAATAGGGAGCTTACGATCGTGGACTTTGACCCACTAGTGGATAAGGTCGCAACTAGGGTGGAACCTTGGCAGGGGAGATATTCGGCGTTAGGAGGTAGGCTCATCCTGCTCAATGCATGTCTATGTTTTTTTCTTTGAAATACATGTACTTTTTCAATATCTTCTCTAACATGTGGAGATAGttactactcccttcgttcaTAACTACAAGCCTTTTTAGAGATTTTAAACGGAATATATACggagcaaaataagtgaatctacactttaaaatacgtctatatacatccatacgtagtccatattgaaatatctaaaaaggcTTAACTTTAGAAATGGAGGGACTAGTTTATATTGTTCTGAAATACATGTAAGTTTTGCAAACATATGAACTTCAAAAAATACATT from Triticum urartu cultivar G1812 chromosome 3, Tu2.1, whole genome shotgun sequence encodes:
- the LOC125543298 gene encoding uncharacterized protein LOC125543298 — translated: MANLLHLPDLAAARPPAHGVVRRRGARVVAAARAGGRVKQEEAGTGTGRGRVIRVTDPVRDGRLPVPAPPPLFSVPMTPASESPAATTRRDDDEEERRRYYLNLGYAIRTLREEIPDVFYKEPSFDIYRDDIVFRNPFNKFEGIDNYRSLFWGLRFTGRIFFKALWVDIVSIWQPAENLIMIRWIAHGIPRVPWDGHARFDGASVYKLDRNGKIYEHKVHNIATTPPTKYKVLSVQELVRSLSCPSTPKPTYFEASSQSLSTASLYSRLAWIRRLANLRGG